The following DNA comes from Agelaius phoeniceus isolate bAgePho1 chromosome 7, bAgePho1.hap1, whole genome shotgun sequence.
TCTGGGGGGGACACAGTGACTTGTCTGGCTGCAGGAATTGCAGCACTGTCTCTTATGCCCCGTGTAGACCCCTGGGAGGAAGCTCtggtttcctttttccttaaaGCTGCCATTAATTTTACTTCCTCCAACCCCAGATAAACGCAGTCCCTGCATCCTGGCATTTGCAGTTGGAATGAGTTTGTGAGGTACTGAGCATGGGGTGACTCAAGGATGGGTGACAGGCTAAGGGTCTGGGGGAGCCCCACTCACTGACCTGATCAGGTTTGGTGTAGGGCTGTGCACATCTGGGTGTGAAAGGGTGCTGGACTCCAGGATCCAGAGGTTCTCCTCTCAGCAGACTGGGGATGCCCCATGGGGAAGCCTGATCCCAGTGCAAGGCACATGAAGGGGCTAGAACTGGTGGAAAGACTGGGAAGGAGATTTTCTCCCAGTGAGgtgttcagttttggggtgccaaggttgggagggactgggggctTGGGGAGCAGGGTGGACACAGAGCAGTTTCAGAGACAGAGTTTCAGAGGATCAGTGTGTCTGGCTCTGACAGAGCAAAAGTTTGCCCCCACCTTTAGTTGGTGGCAGTTCTTATGTGCCCACTGCTGGGTCTCTGTCATGGGTCTGTTGCTGGCATTGGGGCTTGGCAGTAGGGGAGCCTGGGAATGTTCCATGTCTCAGGCTTTGGAAGAGGCACCCAGGTTTTCATCACCATCCCAAGAGATGTGTTTTCCTTTTGGGCTGGGCAAAGCTGAGctgattctttttctttttctttttctttttctttttctttttctttttctttttctttttctttttctttttctttttctttttcttttctttttctttttctttttctttttctttttctttttctttttctttttctttttctttttctttttcttttctttttttcttctttttttcttttttttaaagagctttGGAGGAAAATGCCTGGCTTCAGAGTTGGGTGGAAGTTCCTGGCTGATCCTCCTGGGTTCAGCCCAGGTTACCTCTGGATACACCTCTGATTTCCCGCACTCCCCATTGCTCACGTAAAAATCAGCGATGGAACTGGGGACACTGAATTGtgtcagctcctgctcctggctcggGATGGGGCCAAAACTCAGCGCTGAGCATCCATTCCCAGTGCAGATCCTTCAGCAGTTTCAGAGCCAGGGTGGTTGGGTTTCCTCCCTCTCAGGAAAGGAGAGGTTAAAAAGCCTCTCCTTTGGAGCTGGCACTGGCCCCAAGCAGTTGACATAGGAGAGGAGGAATCCAGCACCCGGTGTGTGGGCGATGAGGATGTGCTGGCTGCCAGAACAACGGGAGCTGGCGGACACAGCGCTGGCTCACCCTCACCAGAtgttcagctgtgctgggtAGGAGAGACTCTCTCCAGCAGAACTTCCCCAATTCCCTAATTCTCAATAGGGGTTGGGAAAGGAGGCGACCTCCAAATTGAGAGCATCTGGGAAGCTGAGCTGGCTTGAGCTGCGTTCCCAGGGTGTTGCGAGGGGATGGCTCTGATTAATTCCCAGCTGGGGTGACCGTTGGATCTTGTACTGGGATGATGCAAGGGGTTACTGTGGTCCCGGAATGACTATGGATGCAACACACTGCCCCAGGGCTCCATGGTGGTTCAGCATCCTCGTgctccagcagcatctcccTAGCATGGGCAAGACCCCTTTGGTTTTATCCCATCTCAGGGaatctgagcaacctggtctagtggattGTGTCcttgctcatggcagggggattgaaatgagatggtctttaaggtccctttccacCCAAGTCATactatgattctatgatgtCCCAGCTGTGGTTGGagggccagcagctgggaatggggagcaTTTTGGGAGATGTATCTGAATGATGTAGTGGGAGCAGCTGAAGGTGACTGTCTCGGCCAACACACAAATCTTGGGGCTGGTGAGTGGAGGGAGCCACTGAAGGACAGTGTATTTGGGAGGCACAGGCAGGGGTGTCCTTGCTGAGTGACCATCCTTGGCTGGAACTGACTATCCCCTGTCCTTCCTCCTTGCAGAGAGCCTGAGTGCTGAGATCAGCCTGCTGGAGCTGATTGGGGACCCGCCAACGGAAGAGATCCACAGAATTTATGGCCCCGACAACAACCCTGGCTACGTCTTTGGTCCCAATGCCAACACGGGCCAAGTGGCCCGGTACCACCTGCCGAGCCCGTTCTACCGAGACTTCTCGCTGCTGTTCCACATCCAGCCCACCACGCCCCGGGCCGGTGTGCTCTTTGCCGTCACGGACTCCTCGCAGAGCATCATCTATGTGGGCGTCAAGCTCTCAGAGCTGCGCGCGGGCCAGCAGCAGATCATCTTCTACTACACGGAGCCGGGCTCGCCCAGCTCCTACCCGGCTGCCACCTTCActgtgcccaccctgctcaACCAGTGGACGCGCTTCGCCATCagtgtggaggaggaggaagttGTCCTCTACCTGGACTGTGAGGAGCACGAGCGTGTCCACTTTGAGCGCTCCCCAGATGAGATGGAGTTGGAagagggctctgggctctttGTTGCTCAGGCTGGAGGGGCTGACCCAGATAAATATCAGGTAAGAGCTTGGGTCACCCCAAGGACTATCTCCCAAAAGCCTGGAGACATGTGATACTGCCCATGCCCAGAAGACAACCAGCTCCATGTGTGTCCCTGGCAAAGGGAACATGTGACATGGAGGTGGCTTGAGATGCCACTGCTTTACTGTCTTGGGGCTCACCAAGGCAAAGCTCtcaagctgggctggcaggaggacATGGGGTTGCCATGCAGGTCCCACCATTGCCTTTTCCCAGCAAACACATGGAGCCTCTTCAGTTGTTCCCATTCCTAAAAATACCCAGCTCCTTTGGTGGAGAAGCTGGTTTGTCTGGGAAAATGTCTCCCTTACATGGAAAAAATGCTTGGGCTAGAGGATATCTTTGCTGGCTGATGTTGGGCAGTATCTGCAGGAAGACTTTGGAGGGTGAGGAAGGATGTGATAGCTCAGCCAGTGCTTTGagcaggacttgtgttccagataAGGGTTGTGGAAAGTGTGGGGAAAATGCCCAGCTGACATGGAAATTCCCTGCAGGACTTGAGGAGAGGAATGTTCAGGTTTATCCTGGGCTGAGCAGGATTTGCCCAGCAACAGAGGCTCTGCTGAGGGGAGCAATGTTTTTCCTGTGGAGTTCTGCAAAGCACGTTTCTGAGCTTAAACATCATCCTGACTGTACTGCCACATTCCCCCCTGGAATGGCTTTGGGCAGGGAAAGCTCCCCCAGGAAGGGGTTAATCATTGATGGGCTACAAACTGGTTTGCACTGGGATTCCGATTGCTCCCTTGAAGAGCAACTCTGCTCTTGAAGAGCAatttctttgctcttgaacatgCGGGGAGGGCCAGGTCATGGCTGTGGAGGAGCTCCTCTCCCCAGCTTGAGGGGTTTGGCACCATATGGAAGGCACAGcaacagcctggagcagagcagaccCTTTTAGCAGGTGATGCTCCCAGGCTTGCCAACCCCTGATCCCACTGCCCACCCCCGGTTTTCCCATGGGGAATAGCTGGCCTAGGAGGGAAGGAGGCCTTGGCTGGGCGAGAGGGGAGCGGCATCTGACTGCCTCGTGGTGTTTCTATCACtgtccagccagccctgcctcctgTTATCTGGAACTAATGGGGCATCAAGTGGTTTAAAGCCTGGCCCTGGGTCAAGCCTCAGGATGAActtgctgggaggcagctggaggagTGTCCTGGCAcctctgctccttcctgaaTCGCCTTTGTGGCTGTGGCAGGAAACCTGGAGGGGCAAAGCCTGCAGGTGATGCAGAAgcccctgggacagcagctctCACAGGGGCAAATGGGGTCTCAGCTAGGGCCTGGCAGGAGGATTCGTTTGCAGCTGGAAGTGGCACTTGGGAACATGGTTTAGTGGGGGACCTGGCAGCGCTGGGTTAATTGTTGGACTCAATGGTcctagagggcttttccagccttaatgattccatgattctatggaTTTACTATAAGATctttggtgctgctgctctctttaTCAGAGCAAAGAGGCTGCAAAGGTCCCCTATCACCATCTGTTGTGGGACTGCCTTGCTTCAGGGCTTAGAAGTGGCTTTTTTGCCATGCCTTTGGAAAGCCCCAGGTTTCAACCTTGCAGCCActgcccagcaccaccagcatgGCTGGACAAGCCATGTGCCAGAGCTGGCATCacatgggctgagcagaggtAGCAGCCAGGACCCGGCCAGACACCCAGCAGAGCTTTTACAGGGATCTTTTGGCTGTGCTCcttgtttttcctctgctgaggGCTCCCTGGCCACAGCTGACTGCCCTGCCCCACGCAAGGACAGCTGGCAGGTTCTGCAGCCCACGTGTTGTATTTCCTGGGATAATCTGCACTTCCTTACtatttatttgtgttttgcAAGCACCGTGTGCATCCAGGCCACTTGTTTATACAAGAAACCACCACAAATCCCTTCCTAAGGATGCTGCCTCCAGCCAAACCTCTGTAGCATCCGGGACTCAGCAGGAGAGGTGGTGCGGGTCCCAGTCTGAaccccacagctcccactgcaaGCGGGAtcacccagcacatcccagagccTAGCCTGAGTCCTGGCTGCAggatggggcacagggatgctgtggggatGGGAGTCTGCCAAGCTGGGATGCTGCCCATCTGTCTGATCTCagtggggaggagcaggggaccATGCTGGGAAGTGAACTCTGAGAGAGGAGATACCTCCCCCTTGGTGTCTCTTCTTTGGGCAAgacaacaaaaataatattGGAGCTGGCCTGAAAGTACAGGGCACCACGTCCAGACAAGGAAATGTGATGGACTTAGGAAAATAGGGATCAGGGCAGTTGCAGTTCAGCTAGGCTGACTGTGACATAATACTAATGAATTATAAGTAGATTAagttatataataaatatattataaatacaTAGTTTAtgtataattaaaaaattatatcatTTCCTCTCACAAGCAAATGCCCCCAGCTGGGTGGTGAACTTTTCCACCTGCTTGCAGTGTGCACAGCAGATCTCATCCATCCTTTTTCTCCCACATGAGGATGTGGTGGCTGAGTGGCACAGCAGGTCACATCACAGCTGGGTGGCTTGTCCATGTCCCCCACCCATGCACGGTCTCCTTGCAGGGGGTCATTGCAGATTTGAAGCTCCGAGGGGACCCTCGGGCGGCTGAGCGCCagtgtgaggaagaggaggatgacACAGAGGTGAGCACTGGCAGCATGgccagggagggctcaggggtgcccccaccatgctcccagctcagctctcacCCCTTCTCCATGGGCAAATGCAGGTCTCTGGGGATTTTGGCAGCGGGATGGAAGGTGGACAGCAGCCCTCAGGCAAGGTCGAGGTGAGTTGCTGCCAGCAGGTGTAGCACTCAGGGCAGGACCCTAAAATTCTCATGATGCAGAGAGCTGAGTGCCTTGCATGGCTGAGGTCATGGGATGGTTGATGATATCCCAGCACCTGTCCATTATGGGAAGGCACTGGGAGGTGAAGGGTGTCATGGTGTCCCCTCGTTGTTGGTgcagggtgtcccagggctgctggatgCTGTCCCCGTGACCTCCCCCCCCGTGGCGGGGGGCAGTGGCCCGAGGAGTGGCGGGGGGTCCCCGCAGCAAGCCGAGAGGACCAGAGCAGAGGAGACACTGCGGGTCTCCACGGGAGGTAATTCCAGTGGCTTTCCTCTTCCCCAGGGTGCACAGGTGAGGACATGGTGGTGGTGTGGCCATCCTCAGCCCCGACTGggtccttttccttttccacaggCACCGGTCAGAAAGGCGAAAAGGGAGAGAAGGGGGAACGTGGCTTGAAAGGAGACTCAGGGACCAATGGCATTGTAGGGCCAGGCAGTGTCAAGGGTCAAAAGGTGGGTGAGAGTTGATCCCTAGGGGCTCGAGGGTGCTGGTGACACTTGTGTTTGACACacatttctttctatttctgaTCTTCAGGGGGAGAAAGGAGACCTGGGTGTCAAGGTGAGCATCACtgtgggagctggcacagagccaTGCCCTACCcaggctgccagctcagagACCTGCCACCCTTTCccatctccctctcctccctaGGGCAGTGCTGGATTTGGCTACCCTGGATCTAAAGGCCAAAAAGGAGAACCAGGTGACCCTGGACTCCCTGGGACCCTCTCTCAGCATGCCAATGGCTCGGTGGTGGAGCAGGTCACTGGCCctccagggacaccagggaaggatggagcccctggcagggatggCGAGCCTGTGAGTCAATTCCCCCCACACAGGGTGTGCCTGTCCCCCTACTCTACCCACCTACACACTGACCTGTCCACTCTCTGCCATCCCTAGGGAGATCCTGGCGAGGACGGCAAACCCGTAAGTGGGGTGGAGGGGGTGGCAGGGTGATGGGGGATGACCATCCCCTTGCCTTGCCACCTGCTGACCCCCCACTGCTCCCCTTTGCAGGGTGAAATGGGGCCCCCAGGATTCCCTGGGATGCCAGGGGAGCCGGGCCTGAAGGGGGAGAAGGTGAGTGCCAGTGTTGCCCCCCTTCCTCtcatcccagctcagctgcacccCCAAACCACATTCTCTCCTCTGTGCTAGGGTGACCCAGGTGTGGGGCCAAGGGGACCCCCTGGACCACCTGGCCCTCCAGGACCACCGGGACCCTCCTCCAAGAATGACAAGCTGGTGGGTGAcccctgggacacagggatttGAGGGATGGGGGGTGGTCCATCAAGCCACACAGGTGCAGAGTGATCCCACCAGCCCCTGGGCgagccccagtgccaccaggtGCCCTGACATCCCCCTTGTGCTTCTCTCCCAGACCTTCATCGACATGGAGGGCTCTGGCTTCGGTGGTGACCTGGAGAGCCTGCGGGTGAGTGGGGCTGAGTGCCTGTCTTGCCAGCTGGAAGGGGGGGGACACCCTCAGCCATGGCCCCCCATGTCTCTTCTAGGGTCCACGAGGGCCACCTGGTCCCCCAGGGCCACCTGGCGTGCCTGGTTTGCCAGGGGAGCCAGGAAGGTTTGGGATGAACCGCACGGACCTGCCGGGACCGCCTGGGCTGCCAGGCAGGGACGGGACCCCCGGGCCCCCGGGGCCAGTGGTAGGTCTGTGGGTTGGCCAAGGAGACCCAGCCAGGGCCACTCTGTGCCGGTGGGGGGCTTGGTGCCCACCAGCCCTACAGGGTTTTCCTGTGCTGGAACCAACTCCTGGGATCTTACAGGGTCCTCAGGGTCCTCCAGGAAGAGATGGGGAGGATGGGCAGCCGGGGCCCAAAGGAGAGCAGGTGAGTGGCAGGTTGGCCCTGTCCCATGTGCCCCAAGAGCGTGTCACAGCTGTCCCACAGgcagcactggcacatctcTGGGAGGCCCCAGTTCCTGGGCTGGGGAGCACCATTCTGCttctgcctggggctgggcagcttCTCCACAccctcttctccctcctccttcccagggcGATATGGGTGACCTTGGCCTCCCTGGCCTACCAGGACCCAAGGTACTGTGcctggggtgggatttttggaTTCTCCGTTGCAGACTGGAGGCAGGGATGTTGCCTGGGGGAGCCATCTTGCACAGGAATGGGGATAGGGGTGCTGCTATTTGTGTTCCTCCCAGATCAGGGCCATATCTCAAAggtgcatggagctgctgaccCCACAAAGGATGCTCACTGGGCTCCTGCCACCCTGCCTTGGCTttgctccaggcactgccacATCAGGAAGTGGGCAGGAAAACCAAGGAGGGGTGTTTCAAGACACAGAGGAGACTTTGCTTGGCAGATGCCCACACCCCACTGGAAAACACCCCATCTTCTGTGCATTACTCTCTCCTGCCTGCTTGCTCCAGCTTCTTTCCACCCTGCATCCCCAAAAGTGGAAGTAAAGGCTTGCTGGGATGGGAGCCCCTTAGAGTTGGGATGCTGCCCCTTGTGATCACCATCCACTACAGCCTGAACTGGGGGCAAAACCCTCAAAAATTAAGGTTTCGTAACCTTAATTCTAACTTTCTGCACttctgcagcacccagagggCAGATGGGGTGGCAGCGTGTGTAAGGTCTGAGCCTGTTGCTTCCAGAGCCATTGCAATCCCTGGAATGCCTGTGAGCATTCCTTTATggcactgagctctgctgcagcagtggaGCCAGCCCCACGTGCAAAGACATTCCCATTTTATGATTTTAGACGAGCCTCTGGTGGCCACTGTGGACATTACAAGGGGAGCTGGTGGGATGAAGGGTGCCCAAGCTGGGCAATGCCCCCTCCCACAAAGCCCCTAGAGAGGGGAACATCAGGGAGATCCTCCATATCCTGTCCCAGAGGGGATTTGTGAGGGgatgctctgcctcctgcttgCAGGCTCCAGGCAGTGACCACTGTCACCTTCCATCTGTGCCCTTTTTGTCTCCTTTGCAGGGCAACAAAGGAGAAACGGGACCAGCAGGGCCCCCAGGAGAAATGGGCTTAGCCGGCCTTCCCGGGCCCATTGGACCCCGAGGGCAGCCAGGGCCCCCCGGCCCTCCAGGACCACCGGGGCCGGGCTATGAGGCTGGATTTGTGAGTGGtcactgcagggatgggatgggatgagctggagctggagacagacacagctcagccccTTCTCCCTGCATTTAGGGTGACATGGAGGGCTCGGGGCTGTCATTCACCCCTGGACCACCTGGGCCTGAAGGACCACAGGTAGGGCCATTCCTgccctttccctcctctccaTCCTGGGCTCCCTAGGGAATTCCCAGCCATCATGTCCCCTGCCATCACCCAGTGCTCATGGTCCCCTTGTTGCTTGCAGGGCGTGCCAGGACTGCCGGGGCTGAAGGTGAGGAACCCTTACAACATGCTCTTGGCTCTATCCATGTGGGATGCCTGCAGGCAGCCTGTAGGGATGCCTCTGACACCTCTTTCCTTGCAGGGAGAGGTCGGCAGCCCCGGACAGCCTGGCTTGCCGGGACCAAAGGTAGGAGCACTGGGAGATTGGGATGGCTTTGTGCCAGCACCCGGGTGTTCAGGGCAGTGGGCAGGACCGCTGTGCTCTGCGACCTGGGGCTGCATCCTGCCCTTTCCTGCTCCCATTGCAGGGAGATGCTGGCATGCCTGGCATGGATGGCCGCCCTGGCCTGGAGGGCTTCCCTGGACCACAGGTAGGAGCTTCAGCCCCCCAGCTCCAGAAGACACCCCCCCTCCTCCAGGCAGGGCGCCTTTGAttgcagcagctccatccccagcagccaaaattccccctccctgctgtgggaCCTGGTTCACCACATGTCAGGGGTGCCCACACCCCCTAGGATCCTGTCCTCCCCCACCTTGTCACCACACTGGCCACCACCTCCACCCAAAATCATTGCAGCTTGGCTCATTGCCTGGAGCTGGAGGCAGAGGTGGGGTTGCCTGTAGTATTTTTTGAGCCAGAGGTGGGAGGGGGTCTGCACTGGTGGGGCACAGTCCCTCTCCATTTGGTGCTcactccctcctgctcctcttccaggGACCCAAAGGTGACAAAGGCAGTACCGGTGAGAAGGTAGGTGCCaccaggctggggatgggggaCCAGCCACTGGTGGCCCTAGGCTGATGGCTTGTGTTTTCCAGGGAGAGCGAGGCCAGGATGGAGTGGGGCTGCCTGGCCCCCCTGGCCCACCTGGTCCCCCTGGACAGGTCATCAGTGTCTCTGGTGAAGATGTAAGTGGTGGCACCTGGCTTCAGCatagggaaggggaaggggtaTTCCAGCAGCCATCGTGAGGGAGAcctcaccagcagctctgaccCTCGGAGCCAAGATCAGGGGAAAAACCTCATTTTGTCTCTTTTTGCAGAAGTCCTTGGTGGCTTTTCCTGGTCCAGAGGTAGGTGCCCTCCTGCCACCTGTGCCCACccctgagcagtgccaggagggAAGCCTGTTTTTGGAAAGATGGGGTTTGCTCTTAGGAGcatctctgcttctctctgcagggcagaCCAGGCCACGCTGGCTTCCCGGTGAGTTGGTGACACATCTGGGGACCACGGGGTGGCCCTGGTGACAGCTGTGGTCGCCAGTCCTGCTGTGCTTTGCTGCAGAGTGGTGGTGATGGAGGGGGAGTTTGGAGCCTGCCTTTGCTGAGTTGGGAATGACATGGACTCTGTGTCCTTTCTGCAGGGCCCGGTGGGACCAAAAGGAGACCAGGGGTCAACTGGTCCCCAGGGTGCCCCAGGGTTGAAGGTAATTGCTCCAGGCCACCTGCACCCCATTGAGTGGTCACATTCCTGGTCCCCCATTCCACCTGGCCATCAGGTGACACCAGCTCTGTCATGGGAGGGAGCCTGGTCCCTGCGTGTCCCCTCCCACCTCCTCTTCTCTTGCagggggagaagggggagccCGGCGTCATCATCAGCCCTGATGGGACTGTGGTCACTGCCAagatgaaaggagaaaaagtggGTTCCTGGCAGGAATGGGGGGGGACATCCCCCTGGGACAGTGCCAGGTGGTCCCAGTGGTGATGCCCTGTCCCTCTCTATTATTTGCagggggagccagggctgcagggcccaATGGGACCATCGGTAAGTCACCATCACCATCCCCTTCCTTGTGTCCCATGGGGAGGGATGGAGATGATCCTAGGCAGAGGGGATGCCTCTATACTGAGCATCTCTCACCCTCATCTTCTTTCCCTTCCAGGGTCCCCCAGGACGAGCAGGGATGAAGGGAGAGATTGGCTTTCCGGGCAGACCCGTAAGACCTGCTCCCGGTTTGTTTGTGTCCATCGCCTCCACCGCGCCCCCCTCTGAGTTTGCACGTCCTGCACCCACTGAGCCCCACACCCTGCTGTGTCTCTGAGggatggggcagtgctggggtgtcAGAGGTGACTCTGGAGCACCAGATGTGAcaccaggggctggcaggggaacGGGGACAAGGCTCATTGCACTGCTCATCCACAGGGACGTCCTGGCATGAACGGGCTGAAGGGCGAGAAGGGTGACCCTGCAGACGTGCTGGGCTTGCGGGTGAGCACTGCTGTGACCccccagctgctggccctgcagggcgGGGCACACACCCTGAGGGTATCCCCAAGGACCCCAATCCCTTAGGCAAAGGGCATGTCTCCTTCTCTCAGGGGCTGGTTGTCCCCCTCCATGGTGGGGACTGTCCACTTTGCAGGACTTTGACAAATCTTCTCAACCCCCACAGGGTCCCCCAggccccccaggaccccctggGCCCCCTGGGCCACCTGGCAGCATAGTCTACAACAATGGCAATGTGAGTATCACCACGGTCACCGTGACGGACATGCTGGTGACTgggcccccaatgtcccctgcctgcctggaggAAACAGAGAATGCTCTGGTGACAtcctggctggagctggcaTGTGGGACTGTCACCAGCATTAGGGGGggtccccagggatgctgctgtctctgcagcCACTTCCTTTGCATCTCCACAGACTTTCAGTGACTCCAGCCACCCAGCGTTCCCTAGTAAGTGGGTGTCCCTCTCCCCGCCCCCTCTGGGCATTTTGGGGAACCTTGgcaaagcagggctggggaggaaccCCCTCCCATCCCTTATAGCTGCAACTCTGAGATGGatttctgctgctccccacaggTTTCCACCAGTTCTCAGGacaaaagggagagaaaggtgATACCGGACCCCCAGGACCACCAGGTAGATAACTGGTCCCTGCTGtcagaggcaggcaggggaTGGCTCATGCCCATCCTGgctcctctcccctcctctccctctctccacaGGCCAGTTCCCCTATGACGTGAGTCACTTTGGTACCAGCCTGCGGGTAAGCCCTTTGCACACTGGCAGCTGGAACCCAGCATCACTTGGGGtgcccagtgcatcccagttgCTCACCCTAAGACTGTGCCATCCCACAGGGTGACAAGGGGGATGCAGGTCCCAAGGGTGAGAAGGGCGAGCCAGGCAGCACCCCACTCTACAGTCCTGGAGTCTCTGGACTTCCAGGGCCTCCAGGGCCCCAGGGATACCCCGGGCTGCCGGTGAGTACCAGATAGGGTGGAGAGTGAaggggggcacagcaggacGTGGCATCTCTGGAGGCTTTGCTCCAACAGATTTTCTCTCACACTGCCTAGGGTCCCAAGGGGGACAGTATTGTTGGGCCACCGGGGCCTCCAGGACCTCAGGGTCCCCCTGGTATCGGATACGAGGGGCGGCAGGGCCCCCCTGGCCCTCCTGGTCCACCCGGGCCACCCTCCTTCCCAGGTCCCCACAGACAAGGTACCTGCTCT
Coding sequences within:
- the COL18A1 gene encoding collagen alpha-1(XVIII) chain, with product MRTGCPPPRLLLGLFVLLVPAASPEPESLSAEISLLELIGDPPTEEIHRIYGPDNNPGYVFGPNANTGQVARYHLPSPFYRDFSLLFHIQPTTPRAGVLFAVTDSSQSIIYVGVKLSELRAGQQQIIFYYTEPGSPSSYPAATFTVPTLLNQWTRFAISVEEEEVVLYLDCEEHERVHFERSPDEMELEEGSGLFVAQAGGADPDKYQGVIADLKLRGDPRAAERQCEEEEDDTEVSGDFGSGMEGGQQPSGKVEGVPGLLDAVPVTSPPVAGGSGPRSGGGSPQQAERTRAEETLRVSTGGTGQKGEKGEKGERGLKGDSGTNGIVGPGSVKGQKGEKGDLGVKGSAGFGYPGSKGQKGEPGDPGLPGTLSQHANGSVVEQVTGPPGTPGKDGAPGRDGEPGDPGEDGKPGEMGPPGFPGMPGEPGLKGEKGDPGVGPRGPPGPPGPPGPPGPSSKNDKLTFIDMEGSGFGGDLESLRGPRGPPGPPGPPGVPGLPGEPGRFGMNRTDLPGPPGLPGRDGTPGPPGPVGPQGPPGRDGEDGQPGPKGEQGDMGDLGLPGLPGPKGNKGETGPAGPPGEMGLAGLPGPIGPRGQPGPPGPPGPPGPGYEAGFGDMEGSGLSFTPGPPGPEGPQGVPGLPGLKGEVGSPGQPGLPGPKGDAGMPGMDGRPGLEGFPGPQGPKGDKGSTGEKGERGQDGVGLPGPPGPPGPPGQVISVSGEDKSLVAFPGPEGRPGHAGFPGPVGPKGDQGSTGPQGAPGLKGEKGEPGVIISPDGTVVTAKMKGEKGEPGLQGPMGPSGPPGRAGMKGEIGFPGRPGRPGMNGLKGEKGDPADVLGLRGPPGPPGPPGPPGPPGSIVYNNGNTFSDSSHPAFPSFHQFSGQKGEKGDTGPPGPPGQFPYDVSHFGTSLRGDKGDAGPKGEKGEPGSTPLYSPGVSGLPGPPGPQGYPGLPGPKGDSIVGPPGPPGPQGPPGIGYEGRQGPPGPPGPPGPPSFPGPHRQAVSIPGPPGPPGPPGPPGTSGISLGLQAMPTYQAMLSAAHELPEGGLVFLTDRQELYVRLRGGFRRVLLEEHNLIPSSALDNEVYDKPPTLHYAGPQPRGPLHPLRNHVPSATARPWRGDEVVANQHRLPEQPLLHHQHELINGYYIHRRPDPAPVAAHVHQDFQPALHLVALNTPLSGGMRGIRGADFQCFQQARQVGLAGTFRAFLSSRLQDLYSIVRRADRAAVPIVNLQDEVLFNNWEALFTGSGAPLRTSARILSFDGRDVLRDAGWPQKSVWHGSDAKGRRLPESYCETWRTEERAVTGQASSLASGKLLEQVASSCQQAFIVLCIENSFMTATKK